Proteins co-encoded in one Kocuria flava genomic window:
- a CDS encoding NAD(P)-dependent oxidoreductase has protein sequence MTSTDTVAVLGLGAMGLPIATRLAGAFAVRGHDIAADRLCLAEQAGIAPHPTARGAAAGAGVVLLAVRDAAQLEEALFGPDGVAGVLDPGAVVLLTSTVGREAVPPVVQRLRERGVGLVDAPLSGGPARAGAGDLLVVVGAEPAALATARPVLERLASTLTVVGDAPGDGQALKTVNQLLCGVHIAAAAEALALADALGLDPARTLAALEAGAAGSFMLGNRGPRMLEAYDDDGAEVLSRLDIFVKDLGIVGDAARTAGLATPVAAAAEQLFLLGRTQGLGAADDSAVIRVVAPGRRGGTETPGA, from the coding sequence ATGACCAGCACCGACACCGTCGCCGTCCTCGGGCTCGGGGCGATGGGCCTGCCCATCGCCACCCGCCTCGCCGGGGCCTTCGCGGTCCGCGGCCACGACATCGCCGCGGACCGCCTGTGCCTGGCCGAGCAGGCCGGGATCGCCCCCCACCCCACGGCCCGGGGCGCGGCCGCCGGGGCCGGGGTGGTGCTGCTCGCCGTGCGGGACGCCGCCCAGCTCGAGGAGGCCCTCTTCGGCCCGGACGGCGTGGCCGGGGTCCTCGACCCCGGGGCGGTCGTGCTCCTCACCTCCACCGTGGGCCGCGAGGCGGTCCCGCCCGTGGTGCAGCGCCTGCGGGAGCGGGGCGTCGGGCTCGTCGACGCCCCGCTCTCCGGCGGGCCGGCCCGGGCCGGGGCCGGGGACCTGCTCGTCGTCGTCGGCGCGGAGCCCGCCGCCCTGGCCACCGCCCGGCCCGTGCTCGAGCGCCTGGCCTCGACCCTGACGGTGGTCGGGGACGCCCCCGGGGACGGGCAGGCGCTGAAGACCGTCAACCAGCTGCTGTGCGGGGTGCACATCGCCGCCGCCGCCGAGGCGCTCGCGCTCGCCGACGCCCTCGGGCTCGACCCCGCCCGCACGCTCGCGGCCTTGGAGGCCGGGGCCGCGGGCTCGTTCATGCTCGGCAACCGCGGCCCGCGGATGCTCGAGGCCTACGACGACGACGGGGCCGAGGTCCTCAGCCGGCTCGACATCTTCGTCAAGGACCTGGGGATCGTCGGCGACGCCGCCCGCACGGCCGGGCTGGCCACCCCGGTGGCGGCCGCCGCCGAGCAGCTGTTCCTGCTCGGGCGCACCCAGGGCCTGGGCGCCGCGGACGACTCCGCGGTGATCCGCGTCGTGGCCCCCGGCCGCCGCGGCGGGACGGAGACCCCCGGTG